The Skermanella pratensis genome has a window encoding:
- a CDS encoding DUF1127 domain-containing protein, protein MTATSLRIVGGIAVRQILAVLSALFEILMTWRENAVQRRQLLALSDDMLKDIGVSRSEANHEGSKPFWRT, encoded by the coding sequence ATGACCGCAACGTCTCTCCGCATCGTCGGCGGCATCGCCGTCCGCCAGATCCTGGCCGTCCTGTCCGCCCTCTTCGAGATCCTCATGACGTGGCGCGAGAACGCTGTCCAGAGACGGCAGCTGCTTGCGCTCAGCGACGACATGCTGAAGGATATCGGTGTCAGCCGGTCTGAGGCGAATCATGAGGGGAGCAAGCCGTTTTGGCGGACCTGA
- a CDS encoding GNAT family N-acetyltransferase codes for MADLKPFTDRSGAEIRFRCEPDLTPAEFIDVLRRSGLAERRPVDQPERISGMLAQADLIVTARDGDNLVGVARSVTDFSYCCYLSDLAVDRQWQGRGIGRALMTRTRTAAGGDAVRCILLSAPAAIEFYEKVGLERHPNCFDFTNLPD; via the coding sequence TTGGCGGACCTGAAGCCGTTCACCGACAGGAGCGGTGCCGAGATCCGGTTCCGGTGCGAACCGGATCTCACTCCGGCCGAGTTCATCGACGTCCTGCGCCGATCCGGCCTTGCCGAGCGCCGCCCGGTCGATCAGCCCGAGCGGATTTCCGGGATGCTGGCCCAGGCGGACCTGATCGTCACCGCGCGGGACGGAGACAATCTGGTCGGCGTCGCCCGGTCGGTCACCGACTTCAGCTATTGCTGCTACCTGTCCGACCTGGCGGTCGACCGGCAGTGGCAGGGGCGGGGCATCGGCCGGGCATTGATGACCCGGACGCGGACCGCCGCGGGTGGAGATGCCGTGCGCTGCATCCTGCTGTCGGCCCCCGCAGCGATCGAATTCTACGAAAAGGTGGGGCTGGAACGGCATCCGAACTGTTTCGACTTCACCAACCTGCCCGATTGA
- a CDS encoding GNAT family N-acetyltransferase encodes MTGVFITEAAGEDDITAVRGLLMDYGRAMDFAICFKGYEREVAALPGLWLLARQDGEAVGVVGLAPSAGGCEMRRLYVRDDRRGDGLGRRLCEAALDEARRRGYTGMHLETLPSMAAAQALYRSLGFEPVPAGPAGASDGIIHLTKRL; translated from the coding sequence GTGACCGGCGTCTTTATCACCGAAGCGGCCGGGGAAGACGACATCACCGCCGTCCGCGGCCTGCTGATGGACTATGGCAGGGCGATGGACTTCGCGATCTGCTTCAAGGGCTACGAGCGCGAGGTCGCCGCACTTCCCGGCCTGTGGCTGCTGGCCCGGCAGGACGGTGAAGCCGTTGGGGTGGTCGGCCTCGCGCCGTCTGCCGGCGGCTGCGAGATGCGGCGGCTCTATGTCCGCGACGACAGGCGCGGAGACGGGCTGGGGCGCCGCCTGTGCGAGGCGGCGCTGGATGAAGCGCGCCGGCGCGGCTATACCGGTATGCATCTGGAAACGTTGCCGTCCATGGCCGCCGCCCAGGCGCTCTACCGGTCGCTGGGCTTCGAGCCCGTTCCGGCCGGGCCTGCCGGTGCATCGGACGGCATCATCCATCTGACGAAGAGGCTGTGA
- a CDS encoding PhzF family phenazine biosynthesis protein, which yields MSQRIYQVDAFTDTVFAGNPAAVMPLDIWLPDATLQDLAAENNLAETAFFVPEGQEGYRLRWFTPTTEVDLCGHATLASAYVIMSILRPGTERVDFATQDAGNLTVTRRGDLYTLDFPVRPPERPAEDQEAILADLAAALGGPAPSDLLTARDYMVVYDDAASIASLRPDMGVLSRLDRGVLVTAPGGDVDFVSRYFAPHHGIPEDPVTGSTHCTLVPYWSERLGKTELSARQLSARGGQLWCELRGDRVMISGKAMLYMEGTVYL from the coding sequence ATGAGCCAACGGATTTATCAGGTCGATGCCTTCACCGACACGGTCTTCGCCGGCAATCCGGCGGCGGTGATGCCGCTGGACATCTGGCTGCCGGACGCGACGCTGCAGGACCTCGCGGCGGAGAACAACCTGGCCGAAACCGCCTTCTTCGTCCCGGAAGGGCAGGAGGGCTACCGGCTGCGCTGGTTCACGCCAACCACGGAGGTCGATCTGTGCGGCCATGCGACCCTGGCTTCCGCCTATGTCATCATGTCGATCCTGCGCCCCGGCACCGAGCGGGTCGATTTCGCCACCCAGGACGCGGGAAACCTGACGGTAACCCGGCGCGGCGACCTCTATACCCTCGACTTCCCGGTCCGCCCGCCCGAGCGGCCGGCGGAGGACCAGGAGGCCATCCTCGCCGATCTCGCCGCGGCGCTCGGCGGCCCGGCTCCGTCCGACCTGCTGACCGCCCGCGACTACATGGTCGTCTATGACGACGCGGCGTCCATCGCGTCCCTGAGGCCCGACATGGGGGTGCTTTCCCGGCTCGACCGCGGCGTGCTGGTGACGGCGCCGGGCGGGGACGTCGATTTCGTGTCCCGCTACTTCGCTCCCCACCATGGCATCCCGGAGGACCCGGTCACCGGCTCGACCCATTGCACGCTGGTGCCCTACTGGTCGGAACGGCTGGGCAAGACCGAATTGTCCGCACGCCAGCTCTCCGCGCGCGGGGGCCAATTGTGGTGCGAGCTGCGCGGCGACCGGGTGATGATCTCCGGCAAGGCCATGCTGTACATGGAAGGCACCGTATACCTGTGA